One Ornithorhynchus anatinus isolate Pmale09 chromosome 2, mOrnAna1.pri.v4, whole genome shotgun sequence DNA segment encodes these proteins:
- the CFAP73 gene encoding cilia- and flagella-associated protein 73, giving the protein MALRWEDYFLMALGDKPPGKMPDLEAHFPNSAIRLLEKKQELVETDQALQAQKEEFQVKMESWKERQAELELKEKELKNSIIRFDKFLVEDAGKRNRAQDKAAREQQIAGRKEAEAAALREEASLLRREKERLKRRLEACGPFVQYLERVLAWTGQFQEVPELLARFGGLVATQAFLLGREQAQRREVELERLRLHQCMEERSDEILRHNNQLAQLRTQLERARARTLKWEAKWTRIQNTAARKTLLLGQIKMASFSLFQLVRSHTKRPPQVPLEDTEGQLDKVQQYMKDLSDILADLRGGRPGPPPH; this is encoded by the exons ATGGCCTTGCGGTGGGAGGATTATTTCCTGATGGCGCTGGGGGACAAGCCGCCGGG GAAGATGCCGGACCTGGAGGCCCACTTCCCCAACTCGGCTATTCGCCTGCTGGAGAAGAAGCAGGAACTGGTGGAGACGGACCAGGCCTTGCAAGCTCAAAAGGAG gagTTCCAGGTGAAGATGGAAAGCTGGAAGGAGCGCCAGGCCGAGCTGGAGCTCAAGGAGAAGGAGCTGAAGAACTCCATCATCCGCTTCGACAAGTTCCTCGTG GAGGATGCGGGAAAACGCAACCGGGCCCAGGACAAGGCGGCCCGGGAGCAGCAGATTGCAGGCCGGAAAGAGGCCGAGGCGGCGGCGCTGCGGGAGGAAGCGTCCCTGCTGCGGAGGGAGAAGGAGCGGCTGAAGCGGCGGCTGGAGGCCTGCGGCCCTTTCGTGCAGTACCTGGAGCGGGTGCTGGCGTGGACGGGCCAG TTCCAGGAGGTCCCCGAGCTGCTGGCCCGGTTCGGCGGGCTGGTGGCCACGCAGGCCTTTCTGCTGGGGCGGGAGCAGGCGCAGCGTCGGGAGGTGGAGCTGGAGCGGCTGCGGTTACACCAGTGCATGGAGGAGCGCAGCGATGAGATTCTGCGGCACAACAACCAGCTGGCCCAGCTCAGGACCCAGCTCGAGCGAGCCCGGGCCCGCACCCTCAAGTGG GAGGCGAAGTGGACTCGCATCCAGAACACTGCCGCCCGGAAGACCCTGCTCCTGGGCCAGATCAAGATGGCGTCGTTCAGCCTGTTCCAGCTGGTGAGGAGCCACACGAAGCGGCCGCCGCAGGTGCCCCTGGAGGACACGGAGGGGCAGCTGGACAAG GTGCAGCAGTACATGAAGGACCTGTCCGATATCCTCGCTGACCTCCGCGGCGGCCGacccggacccccgccccactAG